The window GAGGATGATTCATGCATGCATCGCCATGATGAGGGGGAAAGCCCGGCACCGCATGGGGACTTTTTACAAAAATGTCAATGAATAAAGAGATCAATTATTGAAAATAGCGCTGAGTTCCCGTTCGATCTTTCCTTCATCACTCTTGGTCGCAATGGATATTTCCTTTACAAGGAGATTCTTCGCCGTATCCATCATCTTTCTTTCTCCGAAAGAAAGGTCCTTGTCACATTTGAGGGTCAGAAGGTCTCGGAGAACCCGCGCAATCTCGTACACGGAGCCTGTTTTTATCTTTTCCCAGTACTCCTTGTATCGCTTGTTCCAGGTCTGCTTATCGACGATAATATCTTTTTCTTTCAATATCTCAAAGATCTTCGGTATTTCCTTTGCGGAAATGACTTCCCGTAATCCGACCGATTCGGCACCGTTCTGGGGGATCATGATCTTTGCGTTGTTTCCGAGGATCTTCATGACATAGAAATGCTGCTTGCTGCCCATTATCTCCTTGTTTTCGATAGCTTCTATGATCCCGACGCCGTGTGCCGGGTAGACAGCCATATCACCAATCTTAAACATTCCCGTTTATGCTCCTCAGTGATTTAACGAACTATTACTCATACCATAATTAACCGTTTCAGTCAATTAAATCATCACTGAGCAGGCATGAAAGGGAATTTTATCTTGACTTTGAAAATGGGAATATATTAAACATGCTGACTTATGAAATTTGACGGGCCTGTGCCGACGGGCCGCCCGAACATCACCGAGGGAAGGATCTTCAATGGCAAAGTATGAATCGAGGAATCTCAGGAACATCGCGATAGCAGGTCACGGTGGAACGGGAAAAACATCGCTCTGCGAATCTATGATGTTTGTCAGTGGAAAAACGGATAAGCTCGGCCGTGTTGACGACGGCTCCTCCTCACTCGACTTTGAGCCGGAAGAGCAAAAGAGACATATATCGATCAACCTCGCCGTCAATTTCTTCGACTGGAGCAAGAGAAAGATCAACATAATAGACACTCCCGGTGACAGCAACTTTTCCTTTGATATGAGATACGGTCTTCGTGCCGCCGACAGCGCGGTGATCGTCATCGACGCTTCGAGCGGTGTCGAGTTCCAGACCGAGAATGTCTGGCGATACGCCGATGAACTGAAACTTCCCCGTATCGTCTATATCAGCAAGATGGATCGAGAACGGGCAGATTTCTTCTCGGCCATCAAGAGCGTGAATCAGGTTCTGGGCAGAAAGATCACCATCTGCTATCTCCCCATCGGAGCGGAGCAGTCTTTCAGGGGTCTTATAGACCTGATCACTATGAAGGCCCTTCTCTACGACGGCCCGAAACCGAAAAAGGAAGACATCCCGGCAGACCTGATGGAGACGGCGCAAAGTTACCGGGAATCGATGGTGGAGGATATCGCCGAATGCGACGAAGAACTGATGGAAAAATATCTTGATGAGGGAGAACTTTCGATCGAGGACATCGAGCGTGGACTGCGCAAGGGCATTCATTCGGGTGAACTGGTTCCGGCCATTTGCGGTTGCTCTCTCGCTGCAACGGGAATCTCCGAACTCATTGACATGATAGTTGAATATCTCCCGTCCCCTGTCGATCGGGGTCCCCTGTCCGGGCGAAAACCGAATTCAGATGACAGGGAGGAACGGTTACCTGACGAGTCAGCACCGTTTTCGGCGCTCGTCTTTAAAACAATCGCCGATCCCTACGCCGGCAAATTGACGATCTTCCGGGTTTATTCCGGCACACTCACATCTGACTCGAACTTCTATAATGCGACGAAAAAACTGAGCGAGCGCCCCGGCAATTTATTCTACCTGGAAGGAAAGACCCAGAAGCCGGCTGAATCTCTTATCGCCGGAGACATCGGCGTCGTTGCCAAGCTCAAGGAAACAGCCACGGGAAATACCATGTGCGACGAGAAAACCCCTATCATCTATGATCCCGTGCCGCCCATTAAGGCCGTCGTTTCCTACGCGGTGGAACCCAAGTCAAAGGGTGACGAAGAAAAGATCGTATCATCCCTGAACAGATTGACCGAGGAAGACCCGACCCTTTCCATCAGGCGAAACGACGAAACGAAAGAGACGATTCTTTCCGGCGTCGGGCAGGTGCATATTGATGTTACGGTGGAAAAGCTGAAAAGAAAATTCGGCGTTGAGATGACCTTCCGAAAACCGAAGGTCCCATATAAGGAAACGATCAAAGGCAAGACAAATATTCAAGGCAAGTATAAGAAGCAGTCCGGGGGACGGGGTCAGTATGGTGACGCCTGGCTCGATATCGAACCGATGCCCCGTGGCGAGGGATTCGAATTTGTCGATAGGATCGTGGGAGGTGTGGTGCCACGACAGTACATTCCCGCCGTGGAAAAAGGCATCGTTGAAGCCATGGAGGAAGGGATTATCGCCGGGTATCCTGTTGTCGACGTCCGGGTATCCCTTGTTGACGGCTCTTACCACACCGTGGATTCATCGGAAATGGCATTCAAGATAGCCGCATCAATGGGCTTCAAGAAAGGGTTCATGCAGTGCCAGCCGACACTGCTCGAACCGATCGTTAATATCACCATAGAGATCCCCGACGATTATACGGGGGATATCATCGGTGACCTCAACAGCCGCAGGGGACGGGTCCTTGGAATGGACAAGGAAGGGCGAATCCAGATCATCCGCGGGCAGGTCCCCCTTGCCGAGATTCTCGACTACGCGCCGGACATGACATCAATGACAAGCGGGCGGGGAACGTTCTCCTATGACATCTCCCATTACGAAGAGGTCCCGGCGCATCTTCAGGAAAAGGTCATCGCGGAGTCCCAGAAAAAGAAGGAGGAATGACCTCCCCTTGTTCTCGGCCGCCATCATAACAGTCAGCGATAAGGGGTCCCGCGGCGAGAGAGAAGACCTGAGCGGGAAAGAGATCATGGACCTGTTGAAGGAGACGCCTTTTCAGGTTGTTGCCTATGAAATCATTCCGGACGACACCGACAGGATAGAAACAACCCTTATCGAATATTCCGACGGGAAAAACATAGATCTTATCATTACGACGGGAGGCACGGGCGTTGGTCCCCGCGATGTTACGCCCGACGCTACCCGGCGCATCATGGACAAGGAGATTCCCGGCATGGCTGAAGCCATGAGGCGGGAAAGCATGAATAAAACGCCTCACGCCATGATATCGAGGGCGTTGGCGGTAATCAGAAAAGAAACGCTCATCATCAATCTGCCCGGAAGCCCCCGGGGCGCGCGGGAAAACCTTCAGGTCATCCTTCCCGCGCTGAAACATGCCGTTGAAAAGATCAAGGGAGATGAATCAGATTGTGCTTCCTGAGGTATCGGAGCATGTTTTCTCTGTGGGTACCGGCCCAGTAGACCCTGCGGCACCGGGGACACCGGAGAAAACTTTCCTGCGTCTGAAAGACGTACGGCGGAACCAGCCCTTCCGCATCCTGCCGGGGCATGTCTTCAAGATGGATGTTGCAGTGAAGGCAGAGGGTCAGCATATTCCGCGGGTCCGGATGAAGGGAGAGCCCGTGCAATACTTCCGCGACCTGGTCCACCGGCCGGTCCGAGCGGATGAGAAGCATGCTGCCGAGGTAATCCCTTCGGGTCATGTCCCTTCGCCTGGTGAGAACCGTTCGATCCTCCCGAAGGCCGCGGTTCAGCAGCGTCCTATCGATCCCGCCCCGGCTGTAGACCGTATCATACCCCAGGATGCGCAGCAGCTTGACCAGTTTTCCAAGGGTAGGATCGGCTATGAATTTCATTGAAATACTAAACTTTGGAGGCCTCACCACCTGAATTCACAGGAAGAGTTTCACCCTGCGGTTGCTGTCGTTTCAGCAGCCGTATTCGTTTCTCAAGTCTTTTGACCTTCCAGGATAGCCGGAAACGCTCGAACACATTCAGAAATGCCGCAAGGATGAAACCCGCGCCGAAGGATATGAAGATGAGCAGATAGAGATGTATGGTATATCCCTCCATGCCATAGTAGGTCAGGGTCACGAGGGTATTGTTCTCCAGAGAAAAAGTGATGAAAAAAAGCATGACTATCATACCGATAACAACATAGATAAACTTCATCTCAGACCTCCTCGTAATTTTGAAAACAGGGCAATAAAACACTCCGTGTCGTTTCAATGTCTTCAGGAATGACCCTCACCTCTCCTAAAACCGTCGTAAAGTTCGTATCACCGATCCAACGCGGAACGATATGGAGGTGAAGATGACAGTCCACGCCGGCGCCGGCGGCTTTACCGAGATTGATGCCGATATTGAAACCTTCCGGATTCATTGCCTGTTTCAATATCCCGATGCATCGATCGGTCAGGTTCATCATTTCCTGTTTCTCTTCGGCCGTCATATCCGAGATCTCGCAGATATGACGGTAAGGGATCACCAGGAGATGCCCCGTCGTATAGGGATATTTGTTCATCATCACATAGCAGGACCGCCCCTCGAAAAGCACCAGGCGTGCGTCCCGTATCGAGTTCTCACAAAATATGCAGCCGTCAGGCTTCGAACTCTTCAAGTACTCCATCCGTCCGGGGGAAATTATGACATCCATATTGCCGTCACCGGGTTTTATAATACCCGTCTCTTTATTTTATTTCAACAATACAACCCTTGATGGTATCACCGACTTCCAGTATTCCGACTGAATTGAAAGGAGCGAAGCGGCGGTCCGTGGGTGATCCGGGGTTGAAAAAAAGTATGTCATCGATGACCGTATTTACTGGTCGATGGGTATGACCGTAAACGATACAATGAATATCCTCGAATTCACCCAGCAATTTCTCCTCCATCCCGAAGGGTGACCCCCATCCGTGTATAAGTCCTATATGGTGGTTGTTGACCTCGACCACCTGTTTTTCCGGGAGTACCGTGCACAGGGATTGCGGGTCCATATTTCCCCTGACCGCCAACACCTCTCTGTCACCGAAGGCGGAGAGAATATCGAGAGAGATCAGGTCTCCCGCGTGAAAGACCATGTCCACATCGTTGAAATGCTGTTCTATGATCTGTTCAAACCACGGATTGCGTTGTGTCAGATGCGTATCCGAAACGACACCGATCTTTATCGTTTTCATTGTCTGTGTGGCATTACCATCATCCCG is drawn from Deltaproteobacteria bacterium and contains these coding sequences:
- a CDS encoding CarD family transcriptional regulator, whose amino-acid sequence is MFKIGDMAVYPAHGVGIIEAIENKEIMGSKQHFYVMKILGNNAKIMIPQNGAESVGLREVISAKEIPKIFEILKEKDIIVDKQTWNKRYKEYWEKIKTGSVYEIARVLRDLLTLKCDKDLSFGERKMMDTAKNLLVKEISIATKSDEGKIERELSAIFNN
- the fusA gene encoding elongation factor G, coding for MAKYESRNLRNIAIAGHGGTGKTSLCESMMFVSGKTDKLGRVDDGSSSLDFEPEEQKRHISINLAVNFFDWSKRKINIIDTPGDSNFSFDMRYGLRAADSAVIVIDASSGVEFQTENVWRYADELKLPRIVYISKMDRERADFFSAIKSVNQVLGRKITICYLPIGAEQSFRGLIDLITMKALLYDGPKPKKEDIPADLMETAQSYRESMVEDIAECDEELMEKYLDEGELSIEDIERGLRKGIHSGELVPAICGCSLAATGISELIDMIVEYLPSPVDRGPLSGRKPNSDDREERLPDESAPFSALVFKTIADPYAGKLTIFRVYSGTLTSDSNFYNATKKLSERPGNLFYLEGKTQKPAESLIAGDIGVVAKLKETATGNTMCDEKTPIIYDPVPPIKAVVSYAVEPKSKGDEEKIVSSLNRLTEEDPTLSIRRNDETKETILSGVGQVHIDVTVEKLKRKFGVEMTFRKPKVPYKETIKGKTNIQGKYKKQSGGRGQYGDAWLDIEPMPRGEGFEFVDRIVGGVVPRQYIPAVEKGIVEAMEEGIIAGYPVVDVRVSLVDGSYHTVDSSEMAFKIAASMGFKKGFMQCQPTLLEPIVNITIEIPDDYTGDIIGDLNSRRGRVLGMDKEGRIQIIRGQVPLAEILDYAPDMTSMTSGRGTFSYDISHYEEVPAHLQEKVIAESQKKKEE
- a CDS encoding MogA/MoaB family molybdenum cofactor biosynthesis protein, translated to MTSPITKRSRRIFRKRSSRSPRKRRRNDLPLFSAAIITVSDKGSRGEREDLSGKEIMDLLKETPFQVVAYEIIPDDTDRIETTLIEYSDGKNIDLIITTGGTGVGPRDVTPDATRRIMDKEIPGMAEAMRRESMNKTPHAMISRALAVIRKETLIINLPGSPRGARENLQVILPALKHAVEKIKGDESDCAS
- a CDS encoding LapA family protein, yielding MKFIYVVIGMIVMLFFITFSLENNTLVTLTYYGMEGYTIHLYLLIFISFGAGFILAAFLNVFERFRLSWKVKRLEKRIRLLKRQQPQGETLPVNSGGEASKV
- a CDS encoding HIT domain-containing protein — encoded protein: MDVIISPGRMEYLKSSKPDGCIFCENSIRDARLVLFEGRSCYVMMNKYPYTTGHLLVIPYRHICEISDMTAEEKQEMMNLTDRCIGILKQAMNPEGFNIGINLGKAAGAGVDCHLHLHIVPRWIGDTNFTTVLGEVRVIPEDIETTRSVLLPCFQNYEEV
- a CDS encoding metallophosphoesterase family protein: MKTIKIGVVSDTHLTQRNPWFEQIIEQHFNDVDMVFHAGDLISLDILSAFGDREVLAVRGNMDPQSLCTVLPEKQVVEVNNHHIGLIHGWGSPFGMEEKLLGEFEDIHCIVYGHTHRPVNTVIDDILFFNPGSPTDRRFAPFNSVGILEVGDTIKGCIVEIK